In one window of Pseudomonas chlororaphis subsp. chlororaphis DNA:
- a CDS encoding SgcJ/EcaC family oxidoreductase has translation MKLPTTAIALLLALTAPLAQALDATPYVYRTVAAQPQNQGDREIAGLFDRWNAALQTGSAKNVTSLYAADAILQPTVSNQVRTTPAQIQDYFEHFLAGKPVGQINYREIRHLGADAAMDSGVYTFTLHEAGGATRQVQARYTFLYERIDGQWKILNHHSSAMPQAQPPLQASHR, from the coding sequence ATGAAACTGCCAACCACCGCCATTGCCCTGTTGCTGGCGCTGACCGCGCCCCTGGCCCAGGCCCTGGACGCCACGCCTTATGTGTACCGCACCGTCGCCGCGCAGCCGCAGAACCAGGGCGACCGGGAGATCGCCGGCCTGTTCGATCGCTGGAACGCGGCCCTGCAAACCGGCAGCGCAAAAAACGTAACCAGTCTTTACGCCGCCGACGCGATCCTCCAGCCGACCGTGTCGAACCAGGTGCGCACCACCCCGGCGCAGATCCAGGACTACTTCGAGCACTTCCTCGCGGGCAAGCCGGTGGGCCAGATCAACTACCGGGAAATCCGCCACCTGGGCGCGGATGCGGCCATGGACAGCGGCGTCTACACCTTCACCCTGCACGAGGCCGGTGGCGCGACCCGCCAGGTCCAGGCGCGCTACACCTTCCTCTACGAGCGCATCGACGGCCAGTGGAAGATCCTCAACCACCATTCCTCGGCCATGCCCCAGGCGCAGCCGCCATTGCAGGCCAGCCATCGCTGA
- a CDS encoding YceK/YidQ family lipoprotein, with protein MLRNGIIKALTALVLLGTLALSGCGTLMARASNQYISYDFYKGTQQNIQLLTMRDARGYDGYATIYCWMSIVCPLVAVVSLPVDAAVDTVLLPYDAKGVYY; from the coding sequence TTGCTAAGGAATGGCATCATCAAAGCGCTCACTGCTCTCGTCCTGCTCGGCACACTCGCCCTCTCGGGCTGCGGCACCCTGATGGCCCGTGCCAGCAATCAATACATTTCCTACGACTTCTACAAAGGCACCCAGCAAAATATCCAGCTGCTGACCATGCGTGACGCCCGCGGCTACGACGGCTACGCCACTATCTACTGCTGGATGAGCATCGTCTGCCCGCTGGTGGCGGTGGTAAGCCTGCCGGTGGATGCGGCGGTCGATACCGTGCTGCTGCCCTACGACGCCAAGGGCGTTTATTACTGA
- a CDS encoding AraC family transcriptional regulator, with product MHRMTGTSFRVLADVLTDAGVKVEALLKRHGSSHQETCENPMGVRLELVYALLQDAVQLCGNPDLGLLAYTKAHPANLEVLGYALMSGATLDTALQRLVDYHSLVSNGFYLCLERSPQAVTLIGFDIALEPGLVPRAFIDAGAAQTLGLVHWLLPGHKPQPLAASFTYPRPPDTRALEHLLGANLQFDAPYNSLSFSPRDCAMALPSADPALDVLHMEYARTRLKLLLDGSMTAQVRRVLSERLAQGGPSDLRHIAQLVGVSSRSLQRRLGNEDMHFSALLDEARLMLAHSFLRNSARSVKYIGALLGFRDQSSFHKACRRWFGMTPGRYRQEG from the coding sequence ATGCACAGAATGACCGGCACCAGTTTCCGGGTGCTTGCCGATGTCCTGACCGATGCCGGAGTCAAGGTCGAGGCCTTGCTCAAGCGCCACGGCAGCAGCCATCAGGAGACCTGTGAAAACCCCATGGGCGTCAGGCTGGAGCTGGTCTACGCGTTGCTGCAAGACGCCGTGCAGCTGTGCGGCAACCCGGACCTCGGCCTGCTGGCGTACACCAAGGCCCACCCGGCCAACCTGGAAGTGCTCGGCTACGCGCTGATGTCCGGCGCCACCCTGGACACCGCGCTGCAACGCCTGGTGGACTATCACTCGCTGGTCAGCAACGGCTTCTACCTGTGCCTGGAGCGCAGCCCCCAGGCCGTCACCCTGATCGGCTTCGACATCGCCCTCGAACCGGGCCTGGTGCCGCGGGCCTTCATCGATGCCGGCGCGGCGCAGACCCTGGGCCTGGTGCACTGGCTGCTGCCCGGGCACAAGCCGCAACCGCTGGCGGCGAGCTTCACCTACCCGCGCCCGCCCGACACCCGCGCCCTGGAGCACCTGCTGGGCGCCAACCTGCAGTTCGACGCGCCCTACAACAGCCTGAGCTTCAGCCCGCGCGATTGCGCCATGGCCCTGCCCAGCGCCGACCCGGCCCTGGACGTGCTGCACATGGAATACGCACGAACCCGCCTCAAGCTGCTGCTCGACGGCTCGATGACCGCGCAGGTAAGGCGGGTGCTGTCCGAGCGCCTGGCCCAGGGCGGGCCCAGCGACCTGCGGCATATCGCGCAGCTGGTGGGGGTCAGCAGCCGCAGCCTGCAGCGACGCCTGGGCAACGAAGACATGCACTTCTCGGCGCTGCTCGACGAGGCGCGGTTGATGCTGGCCCACAGTTTCCTGCGCAACTCGGCGCGCAGCGTCAAGTACATCGGCGCCCTGCTCGGTTTTCGCGACCAGAGCAGCTTTCACAAGGCCTGCCGCCGCTGGTTCGGCATGACCCCGGGGCGTTATCGCCAGGAAGGCTGA
- a CDS encoding EAL domain-containing protein yields MQSVKDFYRELAQGRLALAFQPVVRLPDTSRVLYLEGLLRHVEQPGNGVYPFAMLERHQLMRELDRSVVGGVIERLLDDEHLRLGCNISAQSAIVDPFWSATLAQLRDAPSVAARLVIEITESATPPSTEAAIEFVLCLRELGCRVAVDDFGAGLGTLEFIRRTCPDMVKIDQGYLQRARSEPNSVQTLKHLVQLCKTLAPCVIIEGIESEADRALATACGGEWGQGYLFGRPRLDRLGVPCRLRGVVAERVVAD; encoded by the coding sequence ATGCAAAGCGTCAAAGACTTCTATCGGGAACTGGCGCAGGGGCGACTGGCGCTGGCCTTCCAGCCGGTGGTGCGGCTGCCCGACACCAGCCGGGTGCTGTATCTGGAAGGTTTGCTGCGCCATGTCGAGCAGCCCGGCAATGGCGTCTACCCGTTCGCCATGCTCGAACGCCATCAACTGATGCGCGAGCTGGACCGCAGCGTGGTGGGGGGCGTGATCGAGCGCCTGCTGGACGACGAGCACCTGCGCCTGGGCTGCAACATCTCGGCGCAGAGCGCGATCGTCGATCCGTTCTGGTCCGCCACCCTTGCGCAGTTGCGCGACGCCCCTTCAGTGGCCGCGCGGCTGGTGATCGAAATCACCGAAAGCGCCACGCCGCCGAGCACCGAGGCGGCCATCGAGTTTGTCCTGTGCCTGCGCGAGCTGGGCTGCCGGGTGGCGGTGGACGACTTCGGCGCCGGCCTCGGCACCCTGGAGTTCATCCGCCGGACCTGCCCCGACATGGTCAAGATCGACCAGGGTTACCTGCAACGCGCCCGCAGCGAACCCAACAGCGTGCAGACCCTGAAACACCTGGTGCAGCTGTGCAAGACCCTGGCGCCCTGCGTGATCATCGAAGGCATCGAGAGCGAAGCCGACCGCGCCCTGGCCACGGCCTGCGGTGGCGAATGGGGCCAGGGCTACCTGTTCGGCCGGCCACGGCTCGACCGCCTGGGCGTGCCGTGCCGGTTGCGTGGGGTGGTGGCCGAGCGAGTGGTGGCGGACTGA